From a single Brassica napus cultivar Da-Ae chromosome C9, Da-Ae, whole genome shotgun sequence genomic region:
- the LOC111209408 gene encoding putative F-box protein At3g19560, which produces MTMISDLPQDLEEEILSRVPITSLRAVRSTCKHWNGLFKDGSFIKNHRGKEFLAIKSNGSQVCLMSINLHRNQPIKRIGKTKLEYTSRFIHCNGLLLFVTEEGNITRLVVWNPYLGQTRRVEPRRVYGQKDVYGLGYDNNNNHKILRLVYRFEYNVTQELYDLKSNSWKVHPSPSAIVYQPYTGISVKGSSYFLTKEKGEEVVGNAFFLLGFDFTREAFGPRLELPYLSDGREEYPKVLSALREEKLVVLLRRRVYTLEMEIWITDRVEPNAVSWNKFLAVNMATITGFKYLVYARRGLFVDEEKKVVVFSEMTAYGPHNKTLSCIIREDGYLKKVDLGEECSSRGPFVCSYYAPSLVQI; this is translated from the coding sequence AGAGCAGTGAGATCCACTTGCAAACATTGGAACGGTTTATTCAAAGATGGGAGCTTTATAAAGAATCATCGTGGCAAGGAGTTCCTAGCGATCAAGAGTAACGGTTCTCAGGTTTGTTTAATGAGTATCAATCTCCATCGAAACCAACCTATAAAGCGAATAGGTAAAACTAAACTAGAGTATACGTCTAGATTCATTCACTGCAACGGCTTATTGTTATTCGTCACCGAGGAAGGCAACATTACTAGGTTGGTGGTATGGAACCCTTACTTAGGTCAAACCAGGCGGGTGGAACCAAGAAGGGTTTACGGCCAAAAGGATGTGTATGGTCTCGGAtacgacaacaacaacaaccacaaAATCTTGAGGCTTGTCTATCGTTTTGAGTACAATGTAACGCAAGAACTCTATGATTTAAAGTCTAACTCATGGAAAGTTCACCCATCCCCTTCAGCTATAGTGTATCAGCCGTATACTGGCATTTCAGTGAAAGGAAGTTCTTACTTTTTGACCAAGGAAAAAGGAGAGGAAGTAGTAGGTAATGCATTTTTCTTACTTGGTTTCGATTTTACAAGAGAGGCATTTGGACCGCGTCTGGAACTGCCGTATCTCTCTGATGGCCGTGAAGAATATCCTAAAGTTCTATCAGCTCTTAGAGAAGAGAAGCTTGTGGTATTGCTCCGGCGGCGCGTCTATACACTTGAGATGGAGATATGGATTACAGATAGGGTTGAGCCCAATGCGGTGTCGTGGAACAAGTTTTTAGCCGTGAATATGGCAACAATCACTGGTTTTAAGTATTTGGTTTACGCTCGGAGGGGTTTATTCGTGGACGAGGAGAAGAAAGTGGTAGTGTTTTCTGAAATGACCGCATATGGACCGCACAACAAGACCTTGAGCTGCATCATTCGGGAGGATGGATACTTGAAAAAAGTGGATCTTGGAGAAGAATGTAGCAGTCGTGGCCCTTTTGTCTGCTCTTATTATGCTCCAAGCTTGGTGCAAATTTAA